Below is a window of Frigoribacterium sp. SL97 DNA.
GCTCCACACGGCTTCGTTGGGTTCGGTCGGAGGGCCGGGTTTTGGTCGTCACGGTGTCCACCGGGGTCGCGGTCGCTCCTGGTGCTGGTCGACGCGTGGTCCTGAGGCGCGGGGACGCGGCCAGGAGTGGGAGGTAGGCGCCATGGCCCTGAGGTCCGGACGACGTGAGTGAGGCTGGGGGAGTGCTGCCCGAACCACGGTTGCCGTTCTCGCCGAGCCGGGTGTGGCTCTGGATCTCGTAAGGCGACCGATGCATCGTCGGCTGTCCGGGCCAGGGAGAGCCGGCTCAGGGACGTTTACAGGCTTCCTCGCGGGTGCCGTCCTGATGGGGAACGTGGGCCTTGTCGCTGGGGACGACAGCGCCTGTGTGGTCGATCGTGACGATTTCATGCGGTCGTCAGCTGGGGTTGGTGAGCACGCCCCTCGAGGGAGCTGACATCGGTCCTCCGAGCCCGGAGCGAGTGGTGGGCGGAGCCAGAGTCATCCTGAGGGCTCGCGTGGAGTGGGCACAGGGAGCACACGAGGTCGAGAATCCGGGCGATGATCGCCACTGCCGACCGTGACATGCGCTCAACCGAGGGTGTGACGTCGTGGCTGAGAACCTGGCCGCAGGCCGCGGTGATGTACCGATCACCGTCGCCGGGATCACTGTGTCAACTCCGTGCAGGACTGGAGGAGTCATCATAGCCAGGTACCACGCAGCATCCTTCGGAGGAGGCCCGCTCGTGCGGTCGGCCGGGATGTCTCAGCCTCGACCGCTCTGAGGGAGAAGCAGTCGCGGCGTCTCGACACTCGATCCGATGACGTCCAGAGGTATTGTCGCCGGAGATCCCATCTCACCCAACGGTTGGACTCGTCGGCTGCGCGAGGGTGGGCCGACTGAACTGCCGTTCGCCACTCCAGGAACGCCGAAGGCCCGGCCGCACACGATGTGCGACCGGGCCCAAGGGCTACCGAAGGTCAGTGTCCTTCGTCGTGGTGCGATGCCTCGATCTCGGAACGCTTCACGGGGGCGATGCGGTCCTCGAAGAAGAACGACGACGCTGATGCTCGGGCCCGCTGCAGAGCCGTGATCTTGCCGTTGGCGTTCGGTCGGACCATGAGGGGCTCGTACTCGTTGAAGTCGAGCAGGCGCCAGCGCTCGTACTCGTCGAGCTGCTCGTGCACCTCGATGTACTCGCCACCCGGCAGGCGAACGATGCGTCCCGACTCGTAGCCGTGGAGAGCGATCTCACGGTCCTTCTTCTGAAGGGCGAGGCAGACCCGCTTCGTGACCCAGAAGGCGATGAACGGCCCGATGATCAGGGCTGCCTGGCACGCGTGGATGACGTAGTTCAATGACAGGTGGAAGTGCGTCGCCATGATGTCGGAGCTCGCCGCTGCCCACAGGCTGGCGTAGAACACGATGCCGGCGGCGCCGATCGCGGTGCGCGTCGGAGCGTTGCGAGGCCGGTCGAGGATGTGGTGCTCGCGCTTGTCGCCGGTCACCCAGGCCTCGAAGAACGGGTACAGCAGGACGACGACGATGAAGAGACCCAGGACCGTGATCGGCACGAGGATGTTCATCGAGACCGTGTAGCCGAAGGCGACGAACTCCCAGCCCGGAGGAACGAGACGAAGGGCACCGTCGGCGAAACCGATGTACCAGTCGGGTTGCGTACCTGCCGACACGGGGGAGGGGTCGTACGGGCCGTAGTTCCAGATGGGGTTGATCGTGAACAGCGAGGCGATCAACACGATGACACCGAAGACGATGAAGAAGAATCCACCGGCCTTCGCCGCGAACACGGGCATGACGGGCACGCCCACGACGTTCTGGTTCGTCTTGCCGGGGCCGGCGAACTGCGTGTGCTTGTTGATGATGAGCAACAGCAGGTGCACGCCCAGGAGGGCGATCAACAGTGCGGGCAGCAGCATGATGTGCAGCGAGTAGAACCGGCCGACCATGTCGGTACCCGGGAATTCTCCACCGAACACGAGGTACGAGATCCAGACGCCGATCACGGGGATGCCCTTGATCATGCCGTCGATGATGCGGGCACCGTTGCCGGAGAGGAGGTCGTCGGGAAGCGAGTATCCGGTGAAGCCCTCGGCCATCGCGAGGATCCAGAGCGTGAAGCCGACGACCCAGTTGATCTCGCGGGGCTTGCGGAACGCGCCGGTGAAGTAGACGCGCAGCATGTGCAGCATGATCGCGGCCACGAACAGCAGAGCGGCCCAGTGGTGGATCTGGCGGAACAGGAGGCCGCCACGGATGTCGAACGAGATGTCGAGCGTCGAGGCCATCGCCGCCGACATGTTGAGGCCCTTGAGCGGAACGTACGAACCGTTGTAGTTGACCTCAGCCATCGAGGGCTGGAAGAAGAACGTCAGGAACGTGCCCGAGAGCAGGATCACGACGAACGAGTAGAGAGCGACCTCGCCCAACATGAACGACCAGTGGTCGGGGAAGATCTTGCGACCCACCTCTTTGACCAGGCCGGACATGCTCGTGCGCTCGTCGATGTAGTTGGCCGTCGCGCCGAGGAATTTGTTCGTCTTCGTCGGTGCGAAGGCAGGAGCCTTGCCGATGTTCTCGGACGTGGCCGGTTCGGCACCGTGTGCCGGGGTGGTGGTGATCACTTTTCGCGCTCCCAGAAGCTCGGGCCCACAGGTTCGTGGAAGTCGCTCTGCGCGACGAGGTACCCGTCGGCGTCGACCGTGATGGGCAGCTGCGGCAGGGGGCGCTTGGCGGGCCCGAAGATGACTTCGCAGTTGTTCGTCACGTCGAACGTGGACTGGTGGCAGGGGCAGAGCAGGTGGTGTGTCTGCTGTTCGTAGAGGGCCACGGGGCACCCGACGTGCGTGCAGATCTTGGAGTAGGCGACGATTCCGTCGTACTGCCAGTCTTCGCGTCCCTCGGCCGGGTTGAGGTCTTCCGGCTTGAGGCGCATGAGAAGGACGGCCGCTTTGGCTTTCTCTTCGAGCAAGTGTTCTGATTCGTTGAGGTTCTCGGGGATGACGTGGAACACGGAACCGAGGGTGACGTCCGACGCCTTGATGCGGGTTCCGGAGGGGTCGGCGGCGAGGTGCATGCCTTCTTCCCACAGCGTGTGGCGGAGGACCGCGTTGGGGTCTTCCGCAGGTGCGAGGTCGCGGAACAGCACCACGGCGGGGAGGGGCGTCGCGACGAGAGCGCCGATGAGGCTGTTGCGGATGAGCGAACGACGACCGAAGCCGCTCTCGTGGTTGCCCAGTGCAAAGACCTCGACGGCCTTCTCACGCGTCGGCTCGGAGCCACGCGTGTCGTGGCGCATCTCGGTGATCTCTCGCGCCGGCATGAGCGTTTTGGACCAGTGCACCGCACCGATTCCGACGGACAACAGACCGAGGGCGATCCCGAGACCCAGGAACAGGTTGTTCAGGCGGACAGAGCCGGAGTCACCCGACGTGATCGGGAAGGCCACGTACGCGCCGATGGCCGCGATGCTGCCGACGATCGACAGGAAGAAGAACAGGCTGACCTGACGCTCCGCACGCTTCTCGACCTTGGGGTCGATGTCGGTGACGCGGTCGCGGTGGGGCGGTTCACCCGGGTTCTGGAACACGTCGGACGTGACGACCGCCGTGCCGGCCGAGACCTGTCGAGGCTCACGCTTCTCGACAGCCGAGCCCGCCGTGGGGGCCTCGTCGTCGTGCTCTGCCATTGATTCTGCCTTTCGTGAAGTACGGAGAGAACGCGGGTCAGTTCGACCGGGCGGTCAGCCAGATGGTGATCGCGACGATCGCACCGAGCCCGAAGATCCAGATGAAGAGACCTTCGGCGACGGGGCCGAGGCTCCCGAGCTCGAATCCACCCGGCGACGGGTTGTTCTCGACGTACTTGAGGTACGTGATGATGTCGGCCTTGTCTTGGGGCGACAGGTTGAGGTCGTTGAAGACCGGCATGTTCTGCGGGCCCGTCTGCATGGCCTCGTAGATGTGGTGGGCGGTGACGCCGTCGAGTGCGGGGGCGAACTTGCCCTGGGTGAGCGCGCCACCCGCACCGGCCACGTTGTGGCACATGGCGCAGTTGATGCGGAACAGCTCGGCGCCGTTGGTCGTGTCGCCGTCGGCCTGGAGCAGGGACTCGTCGGGGATGGCCGGACCCGGGGCGAGGGAGGCGACGTAGGCGGCCATGGCGGCGACCTGCTCGTCGGAGAACTGCGTGGGCTTCTGCTCGGCCTGAGGACCGTTCACGGCCATGGGCATGCGACCGGTGCCGACCTGGAAGTCGACCGAGGCCGCCCCGACGCCGATCAGGCTGGGACCGCTGTCGGTGCCGGCGGCGCTCAGACCGTGGCAGGTCGCACAGTTCGAGGCGAAGAGCTTCTGACCCTCGTCGATGCTCTGCTGCGACGTGGCGGTGGCGCTGCTCTCGTCTGCCGAGGCGGTCGAGGAGAAGAGCGCGTAGGCACCGCCCGTGGTGAGCAGACCGACGAGCAGGAGGGAGGCGGTGGCGACGGGGCCGCGACGGCCGGCCTTCTTGGTGCGTCGGGAGGACGAGGTTCTGGAGAACATGCTGTGCAGACGATCCAATGCCTATTTGAGGAGGTAGATGACGATGAAGAGGCCGATCCAGACGACGTCGACGAAGTGCCAGTAGTACGACACGACGATGGCCGTCGTGGCCTCTTTGTGCCCGAAGTTCTTGACTGCGTAGGCACGACCGATGGTGAGCAGGAAGGCGATGAGGCCACCGATGACGTGCGCGCCGTGGAAGCCGGTCGTCATGTAGAACGCCGAGCCGTAGGCGCTCGAGCTGAGGGTGACGTGCTCGGAGATCAGCGTCGCGTACTCGAACACCTGGCCGCAGACGAAGACCGCGCCCATGGCGTAGGTGAGGAAGAACCACTCGACCATGCCCCAGCGGCCGACCTGGAACAGGCGGCCGGTACGGTGCGGCTGCATGCGCTCGGCCGCGAACACGCCGAACTGGCAGGCGACCGAGGACAGCACCAGGGTGATGGTGTTGGTCAGCGCGAACGGCACGTTGTGCAGCGCCGTCTGGTCGGCCCACAGGCCCGGAGACGTCGAGCGGAGCGTGAAGTAGATCGCGAAGAGGCCGGCGAAGAACATGACCTCGCTGCCGAGCCACACGATGGTTGCCCACGGCAACCGTGCTGGGTCGATTGACGACGGGGCCGCCAGAAGGTCTCGAGAGAGAGGTACTTGTCACGAGGTCCATTATGCCTGGTAAGTCGCTTTGGGTTTGCGCTCGAAACCCCGGGTCGGGAATTTCCCTTGACGCCGAGACATCGGAGCCGCCCGTGCTCCGCCGGTAGCCTGGGCGCATGACCTCCGAGCTCACCTGGCCCCTGATCATCGACGCGCTCCTCGTCGGTCGCGACCTCTCGATCAGCGAGGCGACGTGGTCGATGGAGCAGGTCATGACCGGCGATGTCACCCCGGCCCAGCTCGGGGCGTTCCTCGTGGCCCTGCGGGCCAAGGGGGAGACAGTGGACGAGATCGTGGGATTCCGCGACGCCGTCCTCGCCCACGCCGTGGCCCTGCCGGTCGACAGCATGGCCGTCGACATCGTCGGCACGGGCGGAGACCGTTTCGGGACGGTCAACGTCTCGACCATGGCCTCCGTCGTCGTGGCGGCCACCGGCGTGCCCGTCATCAAGCACGGCAACCGGGCGGCGAGTTCGTCGTCCGGTTCCTCGGACGTCCTGTCGGCCCTCGGCATCGACCTGACCATCGGCGCCGACCGTGTGGCCGAGGTCCTGCGCGAAGCCGGGCTGACCTTCGCCTTCGCGGCCGCCTTCCACCCGGGCTTCGGCAACGCCGCCGCCGTGCGGCGTGAGATCGGCGTCCCGACGGTCTTCAACTTCCTGGGGCCCCTCGTGAACCCGGCACGACCCGAGGCGAGTGCGGTCGGCGTCGCGTCGCTCGACAAGGTGCCGCTGATCGTGGGCGTGTTCCAGACCCGGGGCGCCACGGCGCTCGTGTTCCGCGGCGACGACGGCCTCGACGAGTTGACCACCACCGGTCACAGCCACATCTGGGAGGTCACCGGAGGCTCGGTGACCGAGCACGACCTCGACCCGCTCGAGTTGGGCATCCCGCGGGCGCGCATCTCCGACCTCGTCGGCGGCGACGCGGCGTACAACGCGGCCGTCGCCCGCGTGGTGCTGGCGGGGGAGCGCGGCCCCGTCCGCGACATCGTGCTGCTCAACGCGGCGGCCGGACTGGTCTCGTACGGGCTGGCCGCGGACCCGGGCCAGCGCGAACGGCCGCTCCTCGCCCGCTTCCGGGAGCAGCTGGACGTCGCGGCCCGCGCCGTCGACTCGGGGGCGGCGATCGCGAAACTGGACCAGTGGGTGGCGGCGACCCGCGCCTCCTGAGACGAACCGTGCCTCCTCGTCCTCGGGCGGGCGGACGACGAAGGGCCCGTCCGATCGGACGGGCCCTTCGCGCGGAGGATCAGTTGACGTCGTCGTCGACCCAGTCGAAGGTCTTCGTGACGGCCTTCTTCCAGAGACGCAGCGTGCGGTCACGCTCGTCGGCGTCGATGTTCGGCGTCCAGCGCTTGTCCTCCTGCCAGTTGGCACGGAGGTCGTCGAGCGTCTCCCAGAAGCCGACCGCGAGACCGGCCGCGTAGGCCGCTCCGAGCGCGGTGGTCTCGGCGACCACGGGACGGACGACCGGGACGTCGAGGATGTCGGCCTGGAACTGCATGAGCGCGTCGTTGGCGGTCATGCCACCGTCGACCTTGAGCTCGGTCAGGTCGACGCCGGAGTCGGCGTTGACCGCGTCGAGCACCTCGCGGGTCTGGAACGCGGTCGCCTCGAGGGCGGCGCGGGCGATGTGGCCCTTGTTGACGTAGCGGGTGAGGCCGACGAGGGCACCACGCGCGTCGGACCGCCAGTAGGGCGCGAACAGGCCCGAGAAGGCGGGCACGAAGTACACTCCGCCGTTGTCCTCGACGGTCTTGGCGAGCTCCTCGACCTCGGGGGCGGAGCCGATCATGCCCAGGTTGTCGCGCAGCCACTGGATCAGCGAACCCGTGACCGCGATGGACCCCTCGAGGGCGTAGTGGGGTGCGGCGTCGCCGAGCTTGTAACCGAGCGTCGTGAGCAACCCGTTCTTCGAGTGGACGATCTCTTCGCCCGTGTTGAAGATCAGGAAGTTGCCGGTACCGTACGTGTTCTTCGACTCGCCCTGGTCGAAGGCGGCCTGGCCGAAGGTGGCGGCCTGCTGGTCGCCGAGGATGCCGGCGATGGGCACCTCGCGCAGCAGGCTCGAGGCCTCGACCGTGCCGTAGACCTCGGACGAGCTCTTGATCTCGGGGAGCATCGACCTCGGCACGTCGAAGGCCTCGAGGATGTCGTCGCGCCACTCGAGTGTCTCGAGGTCCATGAAGAGGGTGCGCGAGGCGTTCGTCACGTCGGTGACGTGGACGCCGCCGTCGGTGCCGCCGGTGAGGTTCCAGAGGACCCAGGTGTCGGTCGTGCCGAAGAGCAGGTCGCCCGCCTCGGCCTTCTCGCGGGCGCCCTCGACGTTCTCGAGGATCCAGACGACCTTCGTGCCCGAGAAGTAGGTCGCGAGCGGCAGGCCGACGATCGGCTTGAAGCGCTCGACGCCACCGTCGGCGGCCAGGCGGTCGACGATGGACTGCGTGCGGGTGTCCTGCCAGACGATGGCGTTGTAGACGGCCTTGCCGGTGGTCTTGTCCCAGACCACGGCGGTCTCGCGCTGGTTGGTGATGCCGACGGCCTTGATGTTGTGGCGCGTGATGTCGGCCCGGGAGAGGGCCTGACCGATGACCTCGCGGGTGTTCTCCCAGATCTCGGCGGGGTCGTGCTCGACCCAGCCGGCACGGGGGAAGATCTGCTCGTGCTCTTTCTGGCCGGTGGCCACGATCGAGCCCGAGTGGTCGAAGATGATGGCGCGGGTGCTGGTCGTTCCCTGGTCGATGGCCAGGATGTAGTCGGTGTCGCTCACGGGTGGAACTCCTTCGTCGTTGATGGATGCGGCTCGCACGGAGGCCCGGGTCGGTCCAATGGAGCGGACGGGCCCGAGCCTCTGCGGGGAGCGGGTGGATCGATGGGCGTCGGACGGCGCGGGGGAGCCGGCCTCGGCCGATCAGCGGATCGCCGGGTCAGGCGGCCAGGGGGAGGAGCGGGAAGGACAGCAGTGCCGCGAGGGCGCCGCCGACGAGGGGGCCGACGACCGGCACCCAGGCGTAGGACCAGTCGCTGCCGCCCTTGCCCTTGATGGGCAGGAAGGCGTGGGCGATGCGCGGGCCGAGGTCGCGGGCCGGGTTGATGGCGTAGCCCGTGGGACCACCGAGCGAGGCGCCGATGCCGACCACGAGGAGTGCGACGGCCAGGCCGCCGAGCGGGCCGAGGTTCGCGGCGTTCGGGGAGGCGCCGTTGGTGATGGCGATGATCGTGAAGACCAGCACGAAGGTGCCGATGATCTCGGTGACGAGGTTCCAGCCGTAGTTGCGGATGGCCGGGCCGGTCGAGAACACGCCGAGCTTGGTGGCCGGGTCGGGCTCCTCGTCGAAGTGCTGCTTGTAGGCCAGCCAGACGACGACCGCACCGATGATCGCACCGACCATCTGCGCCGCGACGTAGACGAGGAATGCGGCGAACGTGATGTTGCCGAGGATCAGCTGGGCGATGCTGACGGCCGGGTTGAGGTGCGCCCCGGACGAGTACGAGGCCAGGATGCCGACGAAGACCGCGAGGCCCCAGCCGAAGTTGACCATGAGCGTGCCGCCGTTGAAGCCCTTCGTCTTCGTGAGGGCGACGTTGGCGACGACTCCGCCACCGAGGGTGAGCAGCAATGCGGTGCCCACCGTTTCTGAAAGAAAAATCAATCCCAGGTTCACGTCGACCTTCCTTGTCGTACGGCGGGGCGACAGTGCACCCGCGGTGAGCGTGTGTCAACACCTTAGTGCGGTGATCACACGTGATGAGAAGGAAAGATCCGGTGATTGCACATATGTGCATCAGGGGGTGCCGGGAGTAGGTTGAGCGGCAGCCTGGTGCACCAGAGCACCGTTCCCGGCGCCGAGAAAGGGACTTCGATGAAGAAGCTCATCAACGATCCGTCCGACGTCGTCGCCGAGGCCGTGGCCGGCTTCGGCGCGGCTCATGCGGACCTCGTGGTCGTCTCGCACGACCCGACGTTCGTCCGCCGATCGGCGGCTCCCGTGGCCGGCAAGGTCGCGATCGTGAGCGGCGGCGGCAGCGGTCACGAACCGTTGCACGCGGGGTTCGTCGGCTTCGGCATGCTCTCGGCCGCCGTGCCGGGTCCGATGTTCACGTCGCCCACGCCCGATCCGATCGTCGCCGCCACGCAGGCGGTGGACGCCGGAGCGGGCGTCCTCTACATCGTCAAGAACTACACGGGCGACGTCCTCAACTTCGAGACGGCTGCCGACCTCGTGGAGGCCGAGGGCATCCAGGTGCGCTCGGTGGTGGTCGACGACGACGTCGCGGTCAAGGACTCCCTCTACACCGCCGGTCGCCGAGGCGTCGCCGGCACGGTCGTGGTCGAGAAGACCGCCGGTGCCGCGGCCGAGCGGGGCGATTCGCTCGACGCCGTCGCCGAGGTGGCTCGACGCACGAACGCGGCGACCAGGTCGATGGGCGTCGCCCTCACGGCGGGCACCGTCCCCCATGCCGGTGAGCCGAGCTTCACGCTGGCCGACGACGAGGTCGAGATCGGGATCGGCATCCACGGCGAACCGGGGCGGGAGCGCATCCCGCTCGAACCGGTCGACGCCATCGTCGACCGGTTGCTCGACGCCGTCACCGACGATCTGGGACTCGCCTCTGGCGAACGGGTGCTGCTCTTCGTCAACGGCATGGGCGGTACGCCGCTCGTCGAGCTCTACATCGCCTACCGTCGTGCGGCCGAGGCCCTCGAAGCACGAGGCGTCGAGGTGTACCGCAGCCTCGTCGGCTCGTACGTCACGTCGCTCGAGATGCAGGGCATGTCGATCACGGTGACCCGCCTCGACGACGAGCTGGCCGAGCTCTGGGACGCCCCGGTCGAGACCGCGGCCCTGCGCCGGGGCCGGTAGGCGTCCGCGTGGATGCCGAGAGCAGGGCACGCCGCGCCGCATCACCGAACCACCGCACGATGAGAGGAACGACCACCGCATGACACTCGACGCCACCTGGACCCGGGCCTGGATCGACCGGACGGCCGACGTCGTCGCCGCCCACCACACGGCCCTCAGTGAACTCGACCGCCAGATCGGCGACGGCGACCACGGCGAGAACCTGTCCCGCGGCTTCACCGCCGTGCGCGCCCGGCTCGCCGACCTCCCCGCCGACGCGACGCCCGGAGCAGCCCTCAAACTCGTCGCCACGACGCTCATCTCGACGGTCGGCGGCGCGTCGGGCCCCCTGCTGGGCACGGCGTACCTGAAAGGGTCGGCGGCCCTGGGCGACGCCACGGAGCTGGACGCGGAGGCTCTGGTCGCCTTCCTGACGGCGGCCCGCGACGGTGTCGTGCTGCGGGGCAAGGCCGAGGTCGGCGACAAGACCATGATCGACGCGTGGACCCCGGCCGTCGACGCAGCAGCCGCCGCAGCTGCGGACGGTGCCTCGCCCGCAGGCGTCCTCCGTGCCGCAGCGGACGCCGCGGCGACCGGTGCCGCCTCGACCGAACCCCTCGTCGCCCGCAAGGGCCGAGCCAGCTACCTCGGCGAGCGTGCCGTGGGTCATCGCGATCCCGGCGCGCAGTCGTCGTCCCTCATCATCGCCGCCGCGGCCGACGCCGCGGACGGCTCGAGCAAGGAGTCCTGAGCATGCCCACCATCGGAATCGTCGTCGTCTCGCACAGTGTCAAGATCGCCGAGGGCGTGGTCGACCTCGCTCGCCAGATGGCCCCCACGACCACCCTCGTGGCCGCCGGAGGGACGGACGACGGGTCCATCGGCACCAGCTTCGACAAGATCTCCGCCGCCCTGGCCGAGGCCGGGCGGGACGGCGGTGCGGTCGTGCTCTGCGACCTCGGTTCCGCCATCCTGACGAGCGAGACGGCCGTCGACTTCCTCGACGACGCCGACAAGCAGCGGGTGCTCATCGCCGACGCGCCACTGGTCGAGGGAACGGTCGCCGCGGCCGTGTCCGCCGAGACCGGAGGAGACCTCGAGGCCGTGGCGGCGGCCGCCCGGACGGCCACCGGAGTCGCCGACGCGCACGCCGACGAGCGCGACCTCCGAGGTGGCGACGCCGTCGAGCGCTCGGCCGTCCTCGTCAACGCGTCGGGGCTGCACGCCCGTCCCGCCGCCGACCTCGTCACGCACGCGTCTCGGTTCCAGGCCGACGTCACGGTGAACGGTGTCGACGCCAAGAGCCTGCTCCGCATCATGGGGTTGAACGTGGGCGTCGGTTCGACGGTGGCCGTCATGGCGACCGGTCCCGACGCCGCGGCCGCCGTGGACGACCTCATCGCCTTGATCGAAGGCGGTTTCGGCGAGAAGGCGAGCTGATCGCCCGCGGAGCCCGCGCCTCCTGACCTCGCGTCGCGCGGCCGCGACCTGGCGCCGTCGCGACCCAGCGCCGTCGCGACCTAGCGCCGTCGCGACCACTTCGTGAGGAGCATGTCGCCCGACACCAGGACGTGGTCGAGGGCGAGGCCGCGCAGGGCCATCTCGTCGCGGGCCGCGACGATGCGCGGGCCGGCTCCGCCCTCGAGGTTGGGCGACACGGTGAGGCACAGCTCGTCGACGACGTCGGCGGCGACGAGGTCGCCGAGCAACGCCGGGCCTCCTTCGGTGTGGATCTGGGGAAGCCCTCGCTCGACCAGGACCCGGACGAGGAGGCGCGGGTCCACCCGGTCGCGACCGCACGACACGACGTCGGCGACCTCGTCGAGTCGGGCCCGAGCCGCGCGAGGTGCCGCGTCGTGGGTGAGCACCAGAGGGCGGACCGGGGCGTCCGCGAACACGCCGCTCGCCGGGTCGAGGCCGAGTCCGCTCGAGACCACGGCGAAGACGGGGTGGTCGGACAGGCCCGCGGCCCGACGCCAGGCGACGGCCTCGTCGTCGAGTCGCATCGGGCCGTAGCCCTCGTCGCGGACCGTGCCCGCCCCGACCACGACCACGTCGCAGAGTCGGCGCAGCAGGTCGAAGACGAGCAGGTCGGCCGGCCCGCCCAGGTCGCGCGTCCTGCCGGCCGCCGTCGCCGATCCGTCGACGCTGGCGACGAAGTTCGCCCGCACGGACGGCGTCGTCCGGTCGTGGGGCCGGTGGAGCTCGACGAGGTCGTCGATCGTCAGTGCGCCACGGCCGACCGGGGGAGCGGGGTGCAGCTGCACGAGGGTGGTCGCGGTCACAGGGCGTCCTCGTCGAGGTTGTGGCGCTCGACGAGGGGGTCCCGCCAGCCGAGGATCGCCTCGACCATCCGGACGGCGTCGACGCTGGCCCGGACGTCGTGCATGCGGACGATGCGCGCGCCCTGCAGCACGCTCACCGTGGCCGCCGCGAGCGAGCCCGCCAGGCGGTCGGGCTTGTCGCGACCGAGCGACTCGCCGACGAAGTCCTTGTTGGACACCGCGGCGAGCGTCGGGTGACCCAGGGCCGCCACCTCGGACAGGCGCCGGGTGAGCTCGAGCGAGTGTCGGGTCGTCTTGTTCAGGTCGTGCCCCGGATCGACGACGAGTTTGTCGTCGGGCACGCCGTGGGCACGGGCGACGTCGACCCGCCGTGCGAGGAACTCGACGACCTCGGCCACGACGTCGCCGTAGTGCGGACGGGGGTGCGGACGCCGTGGTGCCGCGAGGCTGTGGGTGACGACGAGCGTGGCCTCGCTGTCGGCGACCACGTCGGCCAGGCGCGGATCGTGGAGCCCCGTGGTGTCGTTGACGACGTGCGCCCCGGCGGCGATGACGCGCTCGGCGACCTCGGGGCGGAAGGTGTCGACCGAGATCACGACGTCGGACCGGCTCGCGAGCGCCTCCACCACGGGCAGCACCCGGTCGAGTTCGTCAGAGGCGGACAGCTCGGGCCCGGGCGCGAAGGGGACGCCCCCGATGTCGACCCAGTCGGCGCCCGCCTCGGCCGCGTCCACGGCGGCCTGCACGGCGCGGTCGAGGGCGAAGGTCGCGCCACGGTCGAAGAACGAGTCGGGCGTGCGGTTGACGATCGCCATGACGGCGACCTGGTGCGAGAATTCGAAGGTCCGTGACCCGATGCGACGGCGGGGGACGAGGAGGGGCGGCACGGCGAATCCGGCGGGGTGGGCCGCGGGGGAGGGAGCGGCCGCCTCAGCCACGGGAGGTGCCGATCAGGGCGACCGCCTCGGCCCGCGCCGACGGCGTGGACAGGACGCCCCGGCTCGCGAGCGTCACCGTCGTGCTGCCCGTCTGACGGGGGCCCCGGGTCGTGACGCATCCGTGCGAGGCGTCGAGCACCACGAGGACGCCGTCGGGGCGGGCGCCGGTCTCCACGGCCTCGGCGATCTCCTCGCCGAGTCGCTCCTGGAGCTGGGGGCGCGAGGCGACCGCGTCGACCACGCGGGGGAGCGCACCCAAGCCGACGATCGTCTCGCCCGGGACGTAGGCCACGTGAGCGACGCCGACGAAGGGCAGCAGGTGGTGCTCGCACACCGACCGGAACGAGATGTCGCGAACGATCACGACCTCGCCCAGCTGGTGCGCTTCGGCCGGGACGGTGGCTTGGCGGACGAGATCGGCCGCGTCGACCGTGAGCCCCGAGAAGAACTCGGCGTAGGCGTCGGCCACGCGTCGGGG
It encodes the following:
- the folP gene encoding dihydropteroate synthase, encoding MAEAAAPSPAAHPAGFAVPPLLVPRRRIGSRTFEFSHQVAVMAIVNRTPDSFFDRGATFALDRAVQAAVDAAEAGADWVDIGGVPFAPGPELSASDELDRVLPVVEALASRSDVVISVDTFRPEVAERVIAAGAHVVNDTTGLHDPRLADVVADSEATLVVTHSLAAPRRPHPRPHYGDVVAEVVEFLARRVDVARAHGVPDDKLVVDPGHDLNKTTRHSLELTRRLSEVAALGHPTLAAVSNKDFVGESLGRDKPDRLAGSLAAATVSVLQGARIVRMHDVRASVDAVRMVEAILGWRDPLVERHNLDEDAL
- the folE gene encoding GTP cyclohydrolase I, encoding MTPPPIDGPRIEAAVLELLAAIGEDVDRPGLESTPRRVADAYAEFFSGLTVDAADLVRQATVPAEAHQLGEVVIVRDISFRSVCEHHLLPFVGVAHVAYVPGETIVGLGALPRVVDAVASRPQLQERLGEEIAEAVETGARPDGVLVVLDASHGCVTTRGPRQTGSTTVTLASRGVLSTPSARAEAVALIGTSRG